ATATTGGGATTAATTCATCATATACAAAGCCTGTTCAACTGTAAAGATCGTATAGTGTAGAGAAGTGGTCACCAAAACTGTCTGCACGGTCCTGGAGAACAGCAGGAGatggtgcaggcttttgttccaacccAGTACAAACACACCTGTTCCATCAGGGTCTTGATAAGATGTCATAGGTGGTTTCATATggaaatgtcatgttataggcaaAAATGTCAGATGTAGCCTAATTTTTCTGCTGCATTTATACACTCTAACtctctgagatgctttataaaTACTGGCCTTGGTGTTATTCGATATAGCCTTAATAGGATCAGCAGTGAGGAATCATAATAGTGACACTTGAAACATGATTCCAAAGAGTCAGAGAGCTATATTTCCCATCACATATATCATACATTTATTGCCTATAGTTTTACAGGCATGGCAATAACATTAGCAACAGGTCTGCGGCCACAACACAGGACCACTGATAGAATCGCTGACCTTGTGGCAACGTCCAATGTGCTGAAGTGACTGACGTCTTCATGCGTTTTAGCGCTAGTAGTGATACATGTCAATGGTGCTGAAACGTCTTATGTCACATGACACGTCTGCGGTGGAAGCATTTTGGGGTTTTCCCAGCTGTTTTACACAAGTTGTGTGATGTCATCAGTTTCACCTGAGTCTTCTCCCTAGTAATAATAGACACCTTTGGCTCAGGTATCGAATTGGGTAGGGAATATGTAGTTTGAAGAGCGTTTGCATATTGAGAAGACGTCTCCAAGACATCATGATAGAATGTTGATGTCTAGCCGACATATCAACGATGTAGAACTGTAGAATTTAGAATGTGTAAGACGTCAATGAGCAAACAATGTCTAAACTACATCATCCCAATGTATACAGGACACATCGTGCCTACCCACTGAGCACGGTGCTGACTGGACCGGCCTTCTTTATTTGGTCAgatttttggtttgtttgttaatTTCATTGTCCATGTATAaatttggacagcacagtacagtagagaacaacagagtacaattcattacagtggagtgtacagtagagtactttcCAGTGGAGTGTACAGTACATTACAATACagaagagtacagtagagtatagttcattacagtacagtgtacagtacagtaaagtaaagtaacgtacagtagagtacagcacggTAGAGTGTAGCCTACCTTACACTAATTtactaaactgtactgtactctactgaattgaactatactgtactgcactgaattaatatctactgtactgtactatcctATACTttattgtactctactgtgctctattgTATTGAACTGTGCCATACCATACactacgttacagctttattctaaaatagtTTTATTTTAAGAATCTTCTTCAATGTtgaaacaataccccataatgacaaagcatggttttcagaaatgtttgcaagtttataaaaaataataattctaaccacatactgtccataatgtaaaTCCATCCCATCACACaagtagtgttttctttgcagcaattcaaccataaaggcctgattcaggcagtctcccctgaacacttgatgttgagatgtgtctgttacttgaactctgtgaagcatttatttgggctgcaatttctgaagctggtaactctaatgaactactCCTCtccagcagatgtaactctgtgtcttcctttcctgtgtctgtcctcatgagagccagtttcatcacagcgcttgatggttttcgcaactgcacttgaagaaacattcaaagttctagAAATGTCCcgcattgactgacattcatgtcttaaagtaatgatggactgtcatttctctttgcttatttgagctgttcctgccagaaatatggacttggtattttagcaaatagtgctatcttcagtataccacccctaccttgtcacaacacaactgattggctaaaacgcattaagaaggaaagaaattctacaaattaacttttaacaaggcacacctgttaattgaaatgcattccaggtgactacctcctgaagctggttcagagaatgccaagtgtgtgcaaagctgacgTCAAAGCTGGGTGgatactttaaagaatctcaaatataacatatattttgatttgtttaacacttttttggttactacatgattccatatgtgttatttcatagtgttgatgtcttcactattattctgcattgtggaaaatagtaaaaaataaagaaaaaccctgagatgtgtccaaacttttgactggtactgtatttatgtaCACTCTGGACTACGacatatttctatgtttcttatgtccattcttttacttttagatttgtgtgtattgttgtgtattgtcagatattactgcAGTGGTAGAGCTGGAACTACAAGCATATCGCTACACCCGttaaaacatctgctaaatgtgtgtatgccataaattaaaatgtatttgattaaAAAATATTACAGCTGTAGAGGACACGTTTATTTAATGAAAATATACTTCAttattacaataacaaacatttCCTATCATGTTGCAATAATAAATATAGTATGCAATGGCCTTCATgaatacaaaacaaaatgcaCGGAAACATTGATACATTAGGCTATGTATAACTTAAGTCAATCACAGAATTATTCAGTATAAAGAATTATTTACTCCACAGAGTTGTGAATACATTACTACACAATAAATaaatgcataaaaaaacaaataagtaAACATGTAAATAAATAGGTGAATAAAtagatatataaataaataatatgtacacaacacacacataacgcTCATTGGCTACTTAATGTTGTGTCTAGTCTTTGTAGGTGTGCCAGCACCACTGTCCTTATGTCTTCCCAGCCGCTTGCGCTGTATTCCTGCATAAATGAAATACACTTGTTAAAAATTTAAGAATAGACACATGTTGTATCATCATATAAATACATCCAGATTTGGTGAATGTACTctctttgtaagataaatggATCAACCTACCTCGCGTTTCAAGTAATTCTTCAGGAACTTGAAGTGAAGGCTCATCTTTTTGTTCACTCTTTTGACAGATTTTGATAGTCTAGTTTTCATAGACTTTACCTGTTAGAACAAAATACAAATAATTAATTTAAAATTATGATTTGATTAACATGTAACCACTTATATTATAATCTAGTAGGATAGTATAATGTTTTTCCTTTTTGCATTAATGTTTAAGAGGCGAAAATCACAAATGACATACGCATTGGTCCAGCTCCGAGGTCTGGCGATAGAGGTCATTCATAAACTTGTCAACTCCTTTCTGGTCCCAGGCGGTGGACTCATATTTACCACTGCTGTACAATTTCTTTATAGCGTTCAGAGTATGCGAAATGAAGGCCATCTGTTCCTCAGCCTAGAAGAAGAGTGAACTGTATTAGTATATGCCTTGTGAATTGATGGCAAATATCAGAAAATTAGAGCAAATTGTATATTCGTTATAACCTAATTATATACGCTGCATTCGGGAAGTGTTCAGAATCCTTCACTATCtgcccattttgttacgttacagcctcattttgAAATTGAATAAATAtgatttctctcatcaatctacacacaataacccataatgaccaagTCAAAACATGTTATTCGACATTTTGGCTAACTTATTAAAAGCAAAAGACTGTTTTTGCCATTTTAGAAAtggtctgtaacgtaacaaaatgtggaaaaggtgaaagggtctgaatactttccgaattcattGTTTATTCCAATGTCAAAAAGAAAGGTTATGGATAGAAGAAAACCCTTTTTATGCATATTTCTTACCTTGAAATTATTGACTTGTCTGTATTGTTTGTCAGGGAAAGTGATCTGAGGATCTCGAGAGACTTCATGACCCTGAATTGCCCAAAAATATTAACAAAATCTTGCATTATTATTACTGTACCAAAAGGAGTCAGCTAATTTAAATGAAACATTGCAGCTCATGAAATGTTGAAAAGATGACAAGAGCTCAATGACCAGGAAGTGAATAAACATGACCCTATATCCTACCATTTTCTGAAGCATCGTTATGGTGTTGTTGCTGAACACTTGGAACATGCTCGGAGACCGAGGCAGTGTCCTCATCCACGTGCATCCGATGGTTTTATTCCAGGTGCAAATCGTCATGACCAAGCACATCCAAAAGCTTATTGAACCCATTTTAGCGTAGATAAACTGTAGTTCTCGTTCTGTCCGCAATCAACGTTAATGCCCTTCCGAAAGATAGCCTACTTCGTATAATTCCGACAAAAGTAAGTCTACCGAAACGGATAAAGAGAACGTGTTCTTCCTGACTGATCAATTTCTAGAATACACAAGTTCTGCCATGCTCCAACCTGTGTCGATCCTTTATACAAAGAGTCTGCAAGGTATTCCAAAAGTGAAAGGGGGAAGTTCCCTTACACTTTCATACCTGAGTGTTGTTTTACGTCTGGAGAAAATGCACGGAAAGGA
Above is a window of Salmo salar chromosome ssa03, Ssal_v3.1, whole genome shotgun sequence DNA encoding:
- the LOC123741679 gene encoding interferon a3-like, encoding MGSISFWMCLVMTICTWNKTIGCTWMRTLPRSPSMFQVFSNNTITMLQKMGHEVSRDPQITFPDKQYRQVNNFKAEEQMAFISHTLNAIKKLYSSGKYESTAWDQKGVDKFMNDLYRQTSELDQCVKSMKTRLSKSVKRVNKKMSLHFKFLKNYLKREEYSASGWEDIRTVVLAHLQRLDTTLSSQ